The following proteins are encoded in a genomic region of Streptococcus cristatus AS 1.3089:
- the gdhA gene encoding NADP-specific glutamate dehydrogenase: protein MTTAKQYIQSTFEAVKARNGHEAEFLQAVEEFFSTLEPVFEKHPEYIEENILARITEPERVISFRVPWVDREGKIQVNRGYRVQFNSAVGPYKGGLRFHPTVNQGILKFLGFEQIFKNVLTGLPIGGGKGGSDFDPKGKTDAEVMRFCQSFMTELQKYIGPSLDVPAGDIGVGGREIGYLYGQYKRLNQFDAGVLTGKPLGFGGSLIRPEATGYGLVYYTEEMLKANGNSFAGKKVVISGSGNVAQYALQKATELGATVISVSDSNGYVIDENGIDFDLLADVKNNRRARLTEYAAEKATASYHEGSVWTYAGNYDIALPCATQNEINGEAAKRLVAQGVICVSEGANMPSDLDAIKVYKENGLLYGPAKAANAGGVAVSALEMSQNSLRLSWTREEVDGRLKDIMTNIFNTAKTTAETYGLGTDYLAGANIAAFENVANAMIAQGVV, encoded by the coding sequence ATGACAACTGCTAAACAATATATCCAAAGCACTTTTGAAGCTGTAAAAGCCCGCAACGGACACGAAGCAGAATTCCTCCAAGCTGTTGAAGAGTTTTTCAGCACGCTAGAGCCAGTCTTTGAAAAACACCCAGAATACATCGAAGAAAACATCTTAGCTCGTATCACTGAGCCTGAGCGCGTAATTTCTTTCCGTGTGCCTTGGGTTGACCGTGAGGGGAAAATCCAAGTCAACCGTGGTTACCGCGTACAATTTAACTCAGCAGTTGGTCCTTATAAGGGCGGACTTCGTTTCCACCCAACTGTAAATCAAGGGATTTTGAAATTCCTCGGATTTGAACAAATTTTTAAAAATGTCTTGACTGGCCTACCAATCGGCGGAGGTAAGGGTGGTTCTGACTTTGATCCGAAAGGTAAAACCGACGCAGAAGTCATGCGTTTCTGCCAAAGCTTCATGACCGAATTGCAAAAATACATCGGCCCTTCACTTGACGTTCCAGCTGGTGATATCGGTGTTGGCGGACGTGAAATTGGCTACCTCTACGGTCAATACAAACGTCTTAACCAATTCGACGCTGGTGTCTTGACTGGTAAACCTCTTGGATTCGGTGGTAGCTTGATTCGCCCAGAAGCTACTGGCTACGGTTTAGTTTACTATACCGAAGAAATGCTCAAAGCTAACGGAAACAGCTTTGCTGGTAAAAAAGTAGTCATTTCAGGTTCTGGTAACGTAGCCCAATACGCTCTGCAAAAAGCTACTGAGCTGGGAGCAACTGTTATCTCTGTGTCTGACTCAAATGGTTATGTTATTGATGAAAATGGTATCGACTTCGACCTGCTAGCAGATGTGAAGAATAATCGTCGCGCTCGCTTGACAGAATACGCTGCTGAGAAAGCAACTGCTAGTTACCATGAAGGCTCTGTCTGGACTTACGCTGGAAACTATGACATTGCTCTCCCATGTGCGACTCAAAACGAAATAAACGGTGAAGCTGCCAAACGTTTGGTTGCCCAAGGGGTTATCTGCGTCTCTGAAGGAGCTAACATGCCTAGCGACCTTGATGCCATTAAAGTCTACAAAGAAAACGGTCTTCTTTACGGACCTGCTAAAGCTGCCAATGCTGGTGGTGTGGCAGTATCTGCCCTTGAAATGAGTCAAAACAGCCTTCGCCTGTCATGGACTCGTGAAGAAGTTGATGGCCGTCTCAAAGACATCATGACCAATATCTTCAACACAGCTAAAACAACCGCTGAAACTTATGGACTTGGTACTGATTATCTTGCCGGTGCCAATATTGCTGCCTTTGAAAATGTAGCCAACGCTATGATTGCCCAAGGTGTGGTTTAA
- a CDS encoding M15 family metallopeptidase, producing the protein MQDMDEDLPTFINHGFGVQISDLPKVSVDDWELILVNRSRLQEESHPRLSQIDDIEVDRRIAENTRQFLAAARAIAPGETLISGYRSRADQTELYEEALALAEEEGLSRQEAEQEVQKRIQLPGASEHQTGLAIDMSESEGQNDEVAHKIAEIAPKYGFILRYPEGKSDITGVDFENWHYRYVGLESAQYMQKHHLVLEEYLALLKESDR; encoded by the coding sequence GTGCAAGATATGGATGAAGACTTGCCAACTTTTATTAATCATGGTTTTGGAGTCCAGATTTCTGACTTACCCAAGGTGTCAGTTGATGATTGGGAATTGATTTTGGTCAATCGTAGTCGTTTACAGGAAGAATCTCATCCTAGGTTGAGCCAAATTGATGATATTGAGGTAGATAGACGGATTGCTGAAAACACCAGACAATTTTTAGCTGCGGCTCGGGCCATTGCGCCGGGAGAAACCTTGATTTCGGGCTATCGTAGCCGAGCAGATCAGACAGAGCTCTATGAAGAAGCGCTAGCCTTGGCCGAAGAAGAAGGCTTGTCTCGGCAAGAAGCAGAGCAAGAAGTGCAAAAACGGATCCAGCTACCAGGTGCCAGCGAGCATCAGACAGGCTTGGCGATTGATATGAGCGAGTCAGAAGGTCAGAATGATGAAGTAGCCCATAAGATTGCAGAAATTGCTCCTAAATACGGCTTTATTCTGCGCTATCCTGAAGGGAAAAGCGATATTACTGGCGTGGATTTTGAAAATTGGCACTATCGTTATGTCGGCCTAGAATCGGCCCAATATATGCAAAAACATCATCTAGTTTTAGAGGAATATCTGGCCCTTTTGAAAGAGTCGGATCGGTAA